The genomic window TTTTGCTTTTGGATATTTATTACCTCAAATTCTAAATAGAATACATCTTAGTTTTTATGGACTTTATCCTGTATTTACTATTGGGTGGATTTTACTTTTATTTGCAGGTTCATCAATGCTTGGAGGGAATGGTTTTTTAGCTGTTTATGTTGCTGGTATTGTTGCAAATACAAAAGAATTTGTACATAAGAAAAATTTAATTGGTTTCCATGAAGGTTTATCATGGATTATGCAAATTACAGTCTTTCTTGCTCTTGGACTTCTTGTTTTCCCCTCTGAACTTCCAGATGTTGCATTATCAGGTTTAATAATTGCTTTTTGGCTTATGTTTGTTGCCAGACCAGCTGGAGTTTTTTTAAGTACAATGTTTAGCTCTTTTACGATAAAAGAAAAAACTTTTATTTCATGGGTTGGATTAAGAGGTGCTGTTCCTATTATTTTGGCAACGTATCCATATTTACAAGGATTTGAAAAGTCAAATTTGATTTTTAATATTGTGTTTTTTATAGTATTGTTTTCTATTTTAATACAAGGAACAACACTTCCACTTGTTGCTAAATGGTTAAATGTTGAATCAAAAAGTAAAGATTTTAAACCTGAAGATATTATTGCTTCTCCACTTTTTTATCATACATTAAAGCAGTTTTATATTGAAGAAAATTCACCAGCTATTGGATTAAGTATTGTTGAGTTAGATTTACCAACAGATTTTTTAATTCTTTTGATAAAACGAGAAAAAGATTATATAAAACCAACAGGTTCTTCAATTTTAAAAGAAAACGATATGTTACTTATTCAATGTAATAGTGAAAACAGATATAAAAGAGTTTTAAAAAGGTTTGCAAGTTAAGCATCTTTATAAATGCTTAACTTCTATTTTAAATAAATTCATTTACTAAATTTGATAATCTTAATGGATCTAAAGCTCCACTTACTCTTTTTACTTCAACACCATTTTTATAAACAATCAAAGTTGGAATCGACATAATGTGATATTTACTACCTAAAGTTTGTTCAAGCTCCGTATCAACTTTTGCAAAAACTGCTTTTAGTGGATATTTTTTTGATGTTTCATTAAATATTGGTGCAAACATTTTACAAGGTCCACACCAAGGTGCCCAAAAATCTACAATCACAGGAATCTCACTATTTACAACAACTTCATCAAAGTTTGCACTTGTTAGATTTATAGGTTTGTTATCTAAAAGTGACTCTTTACATTTTCCACAATTTGCTTTTAAATAAGAATCTTTTTTAGGTACATTGTTTATACTCAAACAACTAGGACAAATTACTCTCATATAATCACCTCTTTAAATTTTATTTTATTATATCATTCTATTTTATAGATTACAAAGTGCTGTAAGATATGCTTGTTCTTGGTATTTATTTAGTTCTTTTGGAAATTGAATCTGATTTTTCTTTTCAAAGGTGCGGACAGTTTGAGCTGATATTAATTCCACCGAGCAAAGTGGATTTAGTTGGATTAAGCCTTCCATTTTGAAAGTAACTGCACCACCTGAAAAGTTCCCTTTTTTTGCTCGTTTTTTTATGAAGATTTTTTCAATCTCATTTTTTTGTAAGAAGTCTAAAAACTCATTGCAAAATTTTCTAATATCTTCTTGTTTTTCATCATCTTCAATTATAATTTTTTTAATTTTGCTATCTATATATTCGTTATTTTTTAATACAACTAAAAGAGCATTATTAGCTTTTAATTCAATTCCACAAATATTCATTTTATTCCTTACTCATTTTAAATATAAATGAATTATAGTAAAGAATTCTTTTTTGACTTGATTTTATTGCAAATTGTAATAAAAAATATTTTTATAGAATGAAAAACTTTTATTAAGTATAATAAAATCAAAAAATAAAGTATTAACAAATGTTTAAAAATAATAAGGTAGTAAAGATTTTAAAGAGTATTTTGATTATCTTAATTTTAATTATCCTAGCAAGAAATTTAGTTTTTAAAATGGAAAATCAATTACAAATAGAATTGTTGAATAAATGGAAAGATAATAGTTTAATTAAATTTACAAACTTAATAAACAAAGATTATAATAGAATATGTGTAATAAATCCTTATGAATCTAATATTGACAATGATGAAAATTCAAACGAAATAAATCAAATGAATAGTTATTTGAAAAAAATATCTTATGTTGGAGATGAAAAAAATTGGGCTTTTGTAATGTCAATTGATAATAATATAGAATTATTTGAATTTAATCGTGGAGAAATAGATATTTTTTCTTCCATATCAAATTCAAAGATAAAACTTCCAGATAATTTCCTACCAAATAAATGTGTTAATTCTAAAAGTGGATTTTTATATTTATTTGAAAATGAAAAGCGTAAATATATTATATTGGGAGAAGTAAAATAAAAAAAGTTAAATTTAAGAATGATTTTTTATAAAAGAAAATATGTTACAATCATTGATATTTAATTTATTAGGAATTATTTTATGAAAACAATAACTTTAAAGATTGAAGATGCTGTAAATGATAAATTTTTATGGCTTTTAGAACATTTTTCGAAAAATGAAATAAAAATATTAGAACAGACAGAATATCAAAGTGATGATGAATATTTAAGAAGTATAGATGGAATGGTTAAGAGTATTCAAGAAGCAAGAATTGAATCTATTGAAAATGGTGTAACTTTAGATAATTTAAAGTGGTAAGATGTATCAACTTATTTTTATGTCTCAAGCTCAAAAAGATGCTAAAAATTTATCTTCAAGTGGATTAAAAGAAAAAGCTATGCAACTTTTAGAAATTATTCAAAAAAATCCACTTCAATATCCTCCTGAATATGAATATTTAAAAGGTGATATGCAAGGTCTTATTAGTCGAAGAATAAATAAACAACATCGATTGGTTTATGAAATTTTTGAAGAACAAAAAGTTATCAGAGTTTATCGAATGTGGAAACACTATGAGTAGATTTTTATCTACTCACAAAAATTAAAACTCTTCTCCATCTTCATCATCTGTATCACAACAGTAGATACACTTTTCATCAAAAAATGAGTATTCATCATAACAATAAAATTTGTGGCAACTTTCACATTTAAAACAGTCGTGTTCTTTTGATAATGTTTGTTCTAGTTTTTCTTCTGTAATATTATGAGTTTTAGCATACTCTTCAAAAAGTGCAATTACATGTGCATTTTCATCGTTTTTTAACTCTTTTGCTAAATCTTCTAAATTATCAATATCCATATTTTTCCCTTTTTATAAATTTGAAATTTTTACTATTTTTTCTCTCATCTTAGCTATATCAATAACTAATCTTTCTTTTATTTCAGGAGAGAATGAGTTGTTTTCTTTGAAAACTTGAATTAAAACTTTTTCAAATTCTGTTTCACTTAGTTCTTTTGTCTCTTCAATAAGTTTTAGAAATAATAGTCTTATTTTTTCGTATTGGTTCTCTTGCATAAATTAAGCCTTTGGTAAAAATGAGTGCGTATTATGTCTAAAAATATTATAGAGAAAAATAAAAAAGCCTAGATTTTAAGCAAAAACTAGGATAAAAGCACTCTTATGTTATAATCGCGATTAATTAAACACACAAGGCTTTGCAATAATGAATAACCACGAGATCAAAACTCAAAAATTTATAATCAAGTATTTCACTGAAATAATGATAAAAGGCTCAACAGCAAAAAGACAGATGATTTCTCAAGTTTATAATAACTTAGTAAATCTTTTATCAAAAATTTCAAGTGATATAACTATAAAAAAGTTTTTTGATAAGATAGAAGTAGTATGTCCTGTTGAAGTAGCTGATATTGTAAGAATGAAACTTCTTGATACACCAGGGATTCAACAAATATTAGAAGCTATGCAATTTGATAATATGAATACTTTAGATGACATCAAAGTAAAAGTAAATGAAATGATGGCACATGAAATACAAGGTAAATCTTTTGTAATCAGATGTAAAAGAACAGGAACTCAAGAGTTCAAATCAACTCAAGTTGAACAAACTGTTGGTGGATATATGTTAGCAATGAATGACACAAAAGGTGTTGCTTTAAAAAATGCAGAAGTTACAATAAATATTGAACTTGTATTTGCTCAATTAAATATAATCACTCACAAGCACATGGGAATGGGTGGTTTTCCAATAGGAAGTCAAGGAAGTATTTTATCTCTTATGTCTGGTGGATTTGACTCAACTGTTGCTTCATATTTAACTATGAAAAGAGGAATAAAAACTCACTTTATTTTCTTTAATCTTGGTGGAATTGCACATGAAATTGGTGTAAAACAAGTAGCTTATTATTTATGGAATAAATTTGGAGCTTCTCATAGAGTTCAGTTTATTTCTGTTCCTTTTGATGATGTTGTAACTGAAATCTTCAAAAGTGTGAGTGAACCATATATGGGAGTTATGTTAAAAAGACTTATGTTAATAGCTTCTGAAAAAATAGCTGATACTATGAAAATTGATGCGCTCGTAACAGGTGAAAGTGTTGCACAAGTTTCAAGTCAAACTTTAAGAAACTTAGCTTTAATTGACCAAGCTACAAATAAACTTGTATTAAGACCACTTGCAATGATGAGTAAACCTGATATTATCGAAATTGCAAATAATATTGGAACAAGCAGATTTGCAGAATCAATGCCTGAGTATTGTGGAGTTATTTCTAAAAATCCAGTAACTCATGGAAATTATGACAGAATTGCTAGTGAAGCTAGAAGATTTGATTATACTGTTTTAGATGAAGCTGTAAGAACATCTGTTTTTGTAAATGTGGATGAAATCGCTCAAGATGTTAGTGAAATTGGACAAATGGAAGTAGTAAGTGATTTAAGTAGTGGGAAATACACAGTTATTGATATTAGACAAAGTGCTGATTGTATTGAAACATCTTGTGAAACACTAAAAATTCCTTTTTACAAATTAAAAAGTGAATTTAAAAAACTTCCACAAGACAAACAGTATCTATTCTATTGTGATAAAGGAATTTTAAGTCAGCTTCATGCTCAGTTTTTAAGAGATGCAGAAAACTATACAAATATTAAAGTTTACAGACCATAAATAAAAATTAATCAATAATGATAATAACTATTAATTCATAATAAAGAAATAATATTTTATAATCCCCTTTTTTAAAGGAGTATTTATGAGTAGGACGATTAAGTTAATTAGATTATCATTAGGGATAATTTTTTTATGGTATGGTATGTTGAAGTTTTTTCCAAGTTTAAGTCCAGCAGAAGCATTAGCTACGCAAACTATTGATATTTTATTTTTTGGATTGATTAGTCCAAGTGTATCAATTAAACTTTTAGCTATTTTAGAAGTGGGAATTGGTTTAGGATTTATTTTTGGTATTTATACAAGATATGTAGTTTTTGTATTTTTAGGACATATGATTTGTACTTTTGCACCATTGTTTATTTTGCCTGAGTTATCATTTACTCAAGCACCTTATGCATTTACTTTGGTTGGGCAGTATATTGTAAAAAATGTTGTGTTCATATTAGCAGGAATATTGATTTATCAAAATGAAGTTTTAGGCAAAACAAGAAGTTAATTATAAAGGCTTATAAAAAAATATGAAATTTTATTTTTTAGTAGTTATTTTTATCTCAACTTATTTAAATGCTTCTAATATAAAACTAATAGATGAAAAATATGCCAATAAAATGTTAGGACTTACTTATCACAAAGAGTGCCCAGTCTCTTTGGATGAATTACGAATAGTAAATGTTAAATATTTAGGTTTTGATAACAATATTTATTTGGGAGATATTATTGTTCATAAAGACCTTGCTTTTGAAGTCTTTGAAATATTTAAAGAATTATTTGAAATATCCTATGCAATTAAGCAAATCATTCCTATAGAAAAATATAATGGAGATGATTTTGCTTCAATTGAAGCTGATAATACATCAGCTTTTAATTGCAGAAAAGCAGAAGGAAGCCAAAAGTATTCTAAACACTCTTATGGTAAAGCAATTGATTTAAATCCTTTAGAAAACCCTTATGTTTACTCAAATGGCACAACTTCACATGAAGCTTCACAAAAATATTTAATTAGAAAATCAAATGATGATTCCATTGAAAATAAAGCTGTATTAACATCTTCAAGTAAAGCTGTTCAAATATTTAAAAAGTATGGATGGAAATGGGGTGGTGATTGGAAAAATATAAAAGATTACCAACACTTTCAAAAATAACAAGCACTTAATTTCTCACATGTTTAATTATTTCCACAATCAATATAGTAATGAGCAAATTTATCATAATTAAAAGAAGAAATAAGAGCAATTTAACTAGAATGCCCTTTTTAAATATATTATAGGAAAACAAATGACAGAAATATTTTTTAGATATTTACATTTTATTGGGATTATGAGTTTAAGTGCAACTTTAGTTGCTCAACATCTGATTATATCTTCTCAAGTGAGTAGGGAGCAATTTAAAAAAATTGCATTTTTAGATTTAATTTATATTATTAGTATAATTCTTACTTTAATCGGTGGTTTAAGTCTTTGGATTTTTGTTGGTAAAGATGCTAGTTTTTATTCAACAAATTGGGTTTTTCATTTAAAACTATTAATGTTTGTTTTAGTGATATTACTTTCTATTTACCCAACAAGGTTTTTTCTTAAAAATAAAAAAACTTCAGATGAAACTATTAAAATGCCAAAAGTAATAGTTATGTTATTTAGAATGCAACTTGCATTGGTATTTATTATGCCTTTATTAGGTGTTTTAATAGCTAGAGGTTAAGCACTAAATCTTATTAACATCATCTTTTATTTAAAAGATGATGTTTCGTTTTATCTTCTTTTTACTTCCATTAAACTATTCTTCCACCTTATTTTAAAATTAATGTACATAAAATATATAGTTTTTATGTGACAAAGGACAAAACAGATGAATTCTGTAATCGTAGCTGTAACGCTAATGGTTATACTTTCACTTATGAGAGTAAATATCGTAATTGCCTTAATTATTGGGGCAATAGTTGGTGGTCTTAGTGCTGGACTTGGATTGAATGAAACAATAGAGGCTTTTAATAAAGGTCTTGGAAATGGTGCAACAATTGCATTAAGTTATGCAATGCTTGGAACATTTGCTGTTGCGATTTCAAAATCTGGAATTACTGATTTATTATCAAATATGATTATAAAAAAAGTAAATAACGGAACTTCTGTGATGCAGTTTATTTATATTAAATATACAATGTTAGCACTTATTTTATTTGCAGCTATTTCATCACAAAATTTAGTTCCTGTACATATTGCTTTTATTCCTATTTTAATTCCACCATTACTTCACTCAATGGCTCAATTACAACTTGATAGAAGAGTTGTGGCTTGTGTTATGACTTTTGGTTTGGTTGCAACTTATATGATTTTACCACTTGGTTTTGGTGGAATATTTCTAAATGAGATTTTATTAAAAAATCTTACTTCAAATGGAATAGCAGCAGTTTCTTCACAACTTCCAATTGCAATGAGTATTCCTGTAGTTGGTATGTTTATTGGATTACTTATTGCTATTTTGTTTACATATAGAAAAAAAAGAGTTTATGATGTAAGTAAAATATTAGAAGTTGAATCCCAAAAAAAAGAGATAAATCCTTTTTATATTTTTATTGCGCTTATTTCAATAGCTACAGCTTTAGGATTACAGTTATATACTGATTCT from Arcobacter venerupis includes these protein-coding regions:
- a CDS encoding Na+/H+ antiporter family protein; this translates as MNSVIVAVTLMVILSLMRVNIVIALIIGAIVGGLSAGLGLNETIEAFNKGLGNGATIALSYAMLGTFAVAISKSGITDLLSNMIIKKVNNGTSVMQFIYIKYTMLALILFAAISSQNLVPVHIAFIPILIPPLLHSMAQLQLDRRVVACVMTFGLVATYMILPLGFGGIFLNEILLKNLTSNGIAAVSSQLPIAMSIPVVGMFIGLLIAILFTYRKKRVYDVSKILEVESQKKEINPFYIFIALISIATALGLQLYTDSIIIGSLAGFIIFIVAGVIKANETQDFFTKGLKMMGMIGFIMIAANGFASVINTTGGVETLVTTVSSLIADNKSLAVILMLLVGLFITMGIGSSFSTIPIIATIYAPLCLQLDFSVMATITIIGTAAALGDAGSPASDSTLGPTSGLNVDGQHDHIWDSVVPTFLHYNIPLILFGWFAAVYVF
- the thiI gene encoding tRNA uracil 4-sulfurtransferase ThiI, producing the protein MNNHEIKTQKFIIKYFTEIMIKGSTAKRQMISQVYNNLVNLLSKISSDITIKKFFDKIEVVCPVEVADIVRMKLLDTPGIQQILEAMQFDNMNTLDDIKVKVNEMMAHEIQGKSFVIRCKRTGTQEFKSTQVEQTVGGYMLAMNDTKGVALKNAEVTINIELVFAQLNIITHKHMGMGGFPIGSQGSILSLMSGGFDSTVASYLTMKRGIKTHFIFFNLGGIAHEIGVKQVAYYLWNKFGASHRVQFISVPFDDVVTEIFKSVSEPYMGVMLKRLMLIASEKIADTMKIDALVTGESVAQVSSQTLRNLALIDQATNKLVLRPLAMMSKPDIIEIANNIGTSRFAESMPEYCGVISKNPVTHGNYDRIASEARRFDYTVLDEAVRTSVFVNVDEIAQDVSEIGQMEVVSDLSSGKYTVIDIRQSADCIETSCETLKIPFYKLKSEFKKLPQDKQYLFYCDKGILSQLHAQFLRDAENYTNIKVYRP
- the trxC gene encoding thioredoxin TrxC; translated protein: MRVICPSCLSINNVPKKDSYLKANCGKCKESLLDNKPINLTSANFDEVVVNSEIPVIVDFWAPWCGPCKMFAPIFNETSKKYPLKAVFAKVDTELEQTLGSKYHIMSIPTLIVYKNGVEVKRVSGALDPLRLSNLVNEFI
- a CDS encoding M15 family metallopeptidase, yielding MKFYFLVVIFISTYLNASNIKLIDEKYANKMLGLTYHKECPVSLDELRIVNVKYLGFDNNIYLGDIIVHKDLAFEVFEIFKELFEISYAIKQIIPIEKYNGDDFASIEADNTSAFNCRKAEGSQKYSKHSYGKAIDLNPLENPYVYSNGTTSHEASQKYLIRKSNDDSIENKAVLTSSSKAVQIFKKYGWKWGGDWKNIKDYQHFQK
- a CDS encoding DoxX family protein, giving the protein MSRTIKLIRLSLGIIFLWYGMLKFFPSLSPAEALATQTIDILFFGLISPSVSIKLLAILEVGIGLGFIFGIYTRYVVFVFLGHMICTFAPLFILPELSFTQAPYAFTLVGQYIVKNVVFILAGILIYQNEVLGKTRS
- a CDS encoding DUF3010 family protein, which encodes MNICGIELKANNALLVVLKNNEYIDSKIKKIIIEDDEKQEDIRKFCNEFLDFLQKNEIEKIFIKKRAKKGNFSGGAVTFKMEGLIQLNPLCSVELISAQTVRTFEKKNQIQFPKELNKYQEQAYLTALCNL
- a CDS encoding Txe/YoeB family addiction module toxin, with product MYQLIFMSQAQKDAKNLSSSGLKEKAMQLLEIIQKNPLQYPPEYEYLKGDMQGLISRRINKQHRLVYEIFEEQKVIRVYRMWKHYE
- a CDS encoding DUF2214 family protein, with translation MTEIFFRYLHFIGIMSLSATLVAQHLIISSQVSREQFKKIAFLDLIYIISIILTLIGGLSLWIFVGKDASFYSTNWVFHLKLLMFVLVILLSIYPTRFFLKNKKTSDETIKMPKVIVMLFRMQLALVFIMPLLGVLIARG
- a CDS encoding potassium/proton antiporter, with the protein product MESIELYLLITAFLMLLSVLASKLSTNFGIPSLFIFLGLGMLAGSDGILGIHFDNVELAQNIGTLALIFILFGGGLDTAWKAIKPVLKDGLILATLGVLLTAFFVALCVYYILDFTFLESLLLGAIISSTDAAAVFAILRAKGISLKKKLTPLLELESGSNDPMAIFLTVAILQILLLPESSSVYEWIFKFFLQFIIGGALGFAFGYLLPQILNRIHLSFYGLYPVFTIGWILLLFAGSSMLGGNGFLAVYVAGIVANTKEFVHKKNLIGFHEGLSWIMQITVFLALGLLVFPSELPDVALSGLIIAFWLMFVARPAGVFLSTMFSSFTIKEKTFISWVGLRGAVPIILATYPYLQGFEKSNLIFNIVFFIVLFSILIQGTTLPLVAKWLNVESKSKDFKPEDIIASPLFYHTLKQFYIEENSPAIGLSIVELDLPTDFLILLIKREKDYIKPTGSSILKENDMLLIQCNSENRYKRVLKRFAS